The Candidatus Tumulicola sp. region GTCGTACACCAGCGACGCGGCCGTTCCGATCGCGGCACCCACCAAGACCTCCAATGCCAACGCCGGGACGAGCAATGCGTCGAGCGGTGCGCGGGTTGCGGGCACGCCGGGTACGATCGCGCCGGCCAGCAACAGCGCGAGTCCGGCGCGCAACGGCGCACTAACGCTCGGATGCGCGATGCCGGGAGCGCGCGCAACGAAACCGGCGCAGCGCGCAAACACGAGAACTGCAGTCGACGTCACGTGCCCGTCACCAGCGACGGGATCGCCTCTAAGGCGCGTTCGAACAGGCCGGCCAGCAGATGCATCGCGGGCACGCCGGCTGCCAGCGTCAACGTCCCGACGACGAGTATTTTTGGAAGGAGCGTCAGCGTCTGCTCCTGCACTTGGGTGGCGGCTTGCACGATCGCAACTACCGTTCCGATCGCGGCCGCCAACGTCAAGACCGGCAACGCGAGAATCGCCGTAACGATCGACGCATCGCGTAACAACCCCGAGAACGCATCCACCGAACCAGCCTACGCCGATTCGGTGAACGAAGCGTTACCGAAAAGCGCTCAGGATGCGTTTCCCGCGGTCGCGAAGTCGAGACGCCACGCGCTGGCCGCCAGCAACGACGACACGATCGCGCGCGTCGCCGGCGACCGATTGAGCGTGTAAAAGTGAATCCCTGGAACGCCGGCCCGCAATAACGCGACCGCCTGCATCGAAGCAAAGGCGACGCCTAACGCCTCGACCGCTGCAGGGTCGCCGCGACGCGCTTCCATTTCGACGTGCAGTTTGGGCGGAATCGTCGCACCGCACATTGCCACAAAGCGCCGGATCTGATCGAAGTTCGTGATCGGCATCACGCCCGGCAGAATCGGCACGTCGATTCCTGCGGCTCGAACGCTCCGTACGAAGTCGAAATACTTTTCGTTATCAAAGAACAGTTGCGACACCAAGAAGTCAGCGCCGGCGTCGACCTTGCGACGTAGAAAATGAAGGTCCTCGGCCGGGGCGGACGATTCGGGATGCTTCTCCGGGTAACACGCCGCGCCGATGCAGAAATCGTAATTGCGCTTCA contains the following coding sequences:
- a CDS encoding flagellar biosynthetic protein FliQ — its product is MDAFSGLLRDASIVTAILALPVLTLAAAIGTVVAIVQAATQVQEQTLTLLPKILVVGTLTLAAGVPAMHLLAGLFERALEAIPSLVTGT
- the metF gene encoding methylenetetrahydrofolate reductase [NAD(P)H] yields the protein MRIADALASLRPFFSFEFFPPKDDDGSHRLFETIAALQPLRPAFVSITYGAGGSTRARTVALAKQIQQEIGLTVVAHVTCVGATRSELRALFDDLSRAGIRNVLALRGDPPRNESFTVPPTGFAHAEEMIAMLKRNYDFCIGAACYPEKHPESSAPAEDLHFLRRKVDAGADFLVSQLFFDNEKYFDFVRSVRAAGIDVPILPGVMPITNFDQIRRFVAMCGATIPPKLHVEMEARRGDPAAVEALGVAFASMQAVALLRAGVPGIHFYTLNRSPATRAIVSSLLAASAWRLDFATAGNAS